A DNA window from Vigna unguiculata cultivar IT97K-499-35 chromosome 10, ASM411807v1, whole genome shotgun sequence contains the following coding sequences:
- the LOC114166154 gene encoding disease resistance-like protein DSC1 translates to MTYSNSFRVFDRIKRVIFVCVLLAAIDNNNSNNSSYPVTDFAYHNDSLQIKYDVFVSFRGTDIRQDFLSHLIEAFSQRHINAFVDNKIVKGDVLSEALIRAIEGSSISLIIFSQDYASSHWCLSELVKIVECRRTNGQIVLPIFYKVDPSHVRYQKGSYEHAFAKHQIRYSLSTMQIWRTALTEAANLSGFHSSTFRDEAEFMKEIVKCVLMRLNQVQQVKSRGLVGIGKRIAHVELLLQSEEPDVRIIGIWGMGGIGKTTIAEEVYNKLCFEYEGCCFLANIREESGRHGIMSLKKKLFSTLLGGEDLKIDTPNGLPQYIERRLRRMKVLIILDDVNDSDQLEVLAGTHDWFGSGSRIIITTRDKQVLAKEFASIYKVEALNFDESLRLFNLNAFKQNHLESEYHELSKKVVNYAKGIPLVLKVLGHLLHGKDKETWESQLERLKKVQNRKVHDMIKLSYNDLDRDEKKIFLDIACFFDGLNLKVKHINFLLKDHDYSVVAGLERLKDKALITVSQENGVSMHNIIQETAWQIAREESIEDPRSQIQLLDPEDIYHVLNYNKGDEAIRSIVINLSRIKQLQLNPQVFARMSKLHFLDFYSKGSCSCLGDQGGLYLPQGLESLSNELRYLRWTHYPLESLPSKFSAENLVELNLPHSRLKKLWQEAPDLVNLRVLILHSSTRLKELPNFSKATNLKAIDLRFCVGLTSVHSSIFSLRNLEKLDLGGCISLRSLRSNVHLDSLRYLSLYGCMSLKDFSVTSKNMVKLNLELTGIKQLPSSFGLQSNLQKLRLAYTYIDNLPTSIKHLTRLRHLDLRYCRELRTLPELPPSLETLDARGCVSLESVMFPFAVSEQLKENKKRVAFWNCLKLDEPSLNAIELNAQINMMKFAHQHFSLFGDAQSTYVYPGSKVPKWLVHKTTHDDFVIMDLSSVLSPHSSHIGFIFGFVVPEVPFGGLALEFRISTGGEGGEGSHINVYVDRPRHGITSDHVYLMYDQACSHYLNSRAKHEPRLKIKVALASRTLTSKYVPLELKAFGISLINTTDFLSFVQNVKFGDNVPNVPILPKFFCPFCIVVFVGTLNICIRRLV, encoded by the exons ATGACATATTCTAATTCTTTCCGAGTTTTTGATAGAATCAAACGTGTAATATTTGTTTGTGTCTTGCTGGCAGCGATagacaataataatagtaataattctTCATATCCAGTGACAGATTTTGCTTATCACAATGACTCCCTTCAGATAAAGTACGATGTGTTTGTTAGCTTCAGAGGCACAGATATCCGGCAAGATTTCCTTAGCCATTTGATTGAGGCGTTTTCTCAAAGGCATATTAATGCGTTTGTAGATAACAAGATTGTCAAAGGAGATGTACTGTCTGAAGCACTTATTCGTGCAATTGAAGGATCATCAATTTCATTGATTATATTTTCACAGGACTATGCTTCTTCACACTGGTGTTTGTCAGAGCTTGTGAAAATTGTTGAGTGTAGAAGAACAAATGGCCAGATTGTATTACCTATCTTCTACAAAGTGGATCCTTCACATGTACGATATCAGAAAGGGTCTTACGAACATGCCTTCGCTAAACATCAAATAAGATATAGTTTGAGCACTATGCAAATCTGGAGAACTGCTTTGACTGAAGCTGCTAATCTATCAGGATTTCATTCATCAACATTTAG GGACGAAGCTGAGTTTATGAAAGAGATAGTTAAGTGCGTATTGATGAGGTTGAACCAAGTGCAACAAGTTAAATCCAGAGGACTTGTTGGAATTGGTAAACGaattgcacatgttgaattactGCTACAATCAGAAGAGCCTGATGTACGTATTATTGGAATATGGGGCATGGGTGGCATTGGTAAAACAACCATTGCAGAAGAAGTATATAACAAGTTGTGTTTTGAATATGAAGGTTGTTGTTTTTTGGCTAACATAAGAGAAGAATCGGGAAGACATGGAATAATGTCTTTGAAGAAAAAGCTTTTCTCAACATTATTAGGAGGAGAAGATTTGAAAATTGACACACCTAATGGATTGCCTCAATATATTGAGAGAAGGCTTCGACGTATGAAAGTTCTCATAATTCTTGATGATGTCAATGATTCAGATCAACTGGAAGTTTTAGCTGGAACACATGATTGGTTTGGATCAGGTAGCAGAATCATCATAACAACCAGAGATAAACAGGTACTTGCTAAAGAGTTTGCTAGTATATATAAGGTTGAGGCATTAAACTTTGATGAATCCTTAAGGCTTTTCAATTTGAATGCCTTTAAGCAAAATCATCTTGAAAGTGAGTACCATGAGCTTTCAAAGAAAGTGGTCAACTATGCCAAAGGGATTCCACTAGTTCTTAAAGTTTTGGGTCATCTTCTTCATGGAAAAGATAAGGAAACTTGGGAAAGCCAATTGGAAAGACTCAAAAAAGTGCAAAACAGAAAGGTCCATGATATGATTAAATTGAGTTACAATGATCTTGATCGGGATGAAAAGaagatatttttagatattgCATGCTTTTTCGATGGACTGAATCTGAAGGTAAagcatataaattttttattgaaagacCATGATTATTCAGTGGTTGCCGGATTAGAAAGGTTGAAGGATAAAGCTCTAATCACTGTTTCTCAAGAAAATGGTGTTTCAATGCACAACATTATACAAGAAACAGCTTGGCAGATTGCTCGAGAAGAATCAATTGAAGATCCCAGAAGCCAGATTCAACTATTGGATCCTGAGGACATTTATCATGTGCTAAACTATAATAAG GGTGACGAGGCTATCAGAAGCATAGTCATCAACTTGTCAAGAATCAAACAACTGCAATTAAACCCTCAAGTATTTGCAAGGATGAGCAAACTTCATTTTCTAGACTTTTATAGTAAAGGGTCTTGTAGTTGCCTCGGGGATCAAGGAGGCTTGTATCTTCCACAAGGACTTGAATCTTTATCAAATGAACTAAGATATCTTCGTTGGACCCATTATCCTTTGGAATCTTTGCCTTCAAAGTTTTCTGCTGAAAATCTTGTTGAATTGAACTTGCCACATAGCCGACTGAAAAAACTTTGGCAAGAAGCACCG GACCTTGTTAACTTGAGGGTCCTTATACTTCATTCATCAACAAGACTAAAGGAgctaccaaacttttcaaaggCCACAAACCTTAAAGCGATAGATCTCAGATTTTGTGTAGGGCTGACTAGTGTGCATTCATCAATTTTCTCTCTTAGAAATCTTGAGAAATTGGATCTGGGTGGCTGCATTTCCCTTAGAAGCCTACGAAGCAATGTCCATTTGGACTCCCTTCGTTATCTCTCCCTCTATGGATGCATGTCACTGAAGGATTTCTCAGTGACCTCAAAGAATATGGTAAAGTTGAATTTAGAACTCACTGGTATCAAGCAACTACCTTCATCATTTGGACTTCAAAGCAACCTCCAAAAGCTACGTTTGGCATACACTTACATTGACAACTTGCCAACAAGTATCAAGCATCTCACAAGGCTGCGACATCTTGATCTAAGATATTGCAGAGAGCTTAGAACTCTACCAGAGCTTCCACCATCACTTGAAACACTAGATGCCCGTGGATGTGTGTCACTTGAGAGTGTAATGTTCCCTTTTGCTGTTAGTGAACAACTGaaggaaaataagaaaagagTTGCTTTCTGGAACTGCTTGAAATTGGATGAACCTTCTCTCAATGCTATTGAGTTGAATGCACAAATCAACATGATGAAATTTGCACATCAACATTTTTCCCTATTTGGGGATGCTCAAAGCACCTATGTATATCCTGGAAGTAAAGTTCCAAAATGGCTGGTGCATAAGACCACACATGATGACTTCGTGATTATGGATCTCTCTTCTGTTCTTTCTCCGCACTCCTCACACATAGGCTTCATTTTTGGCTTTGTTGTTCCGGAAGTCCCATTTGGGGGTTTGGCTTTGGAATTTAGGATTAGTACTGGTGGTGAAGGTGGCGAAGGTAGCCATATCAATGTGTACGTGGACAGACCACGACATGGTATCACATCGGATCATGTGTATCTAATGTATGACCAGGCATGTTCTCACTATCTAAACAGTCGTGCCAAACATGAGCCAAGGTTGAAAATTAAGGTTGCATTGGCATCGCGAACACTTACATCCAAGTACGTACCATTAGAGCTAAAAGCTTTTGGGATCAGCCTAATCAATACTACAGACTTTCTTAGTTTTGTTCAAAATGTCAAATTTGGTGACAATGTTCCAAATGTCCCTATTTTGCCAAAGTTTTTCTGTCCTTTCTGCattgttgtttttgttgggACTCTTAATATTTGTATCAGAAGATTGGTGTAG
- the LOC114165650 gene encoding RING-H2 finger protein ATL2-like has protein sequence MDLYPWFLIFGTLAISFTFFTFIMLGWCLDTNHIRSLPTTALSFDDKFSPCKSLESHSITFHYKAAEGTNQTECVICLTSFEEEESVRKLHTCKHIFHTFCIDKWLGSHSGCPLCRTQIDKVSSLNSRMSLEENDHMIMVIVNS, from the coding sequence ATGGATCTCTATCCTTGGTTTCTGATATTTGGAACACTGGCAATTTCTTTCACGTTCTTCACTTTCATCATGCTTGGATGGTGCTTGGATACCAATCACATACGATCCCTTCCTACAACAGCCTTATCTTTTGATGACAAATTCTCTCCTTGCAAGAGTTTGGAGTCTCATTCGATTACCTTCCATTACAAGGCTGCAGAAGGCACAAACCAGACTGAATGTGTTATCTGTTTGACAAgttttgaagaagaagaaagtgtaCGGAAGCTTCACACTTGCAAGCACATCTTCCACACCTTTTGCATTGACAAGTGGCTTGGCTCTCATTCAGGTTGTCCACTGTGCCGCACTCAGATCGATAAAGTGAGTTCCCTAAACAGTAGAATGTCTTTGGAAGAAAATGATCACATGATCATGGTCATTGTCAACTCCTGA
- the LOC114166158 gene encoding vacuolar protein sorting-associated protein 2 homolog 1-like, translating to MSFLFGNRKTPAELLRENKRMLDKSIREIERERQGLQNQEKKLIVEIKKNAKQGQMGAVRVMAKDLIRTRHQIEKFYKLKSQLQGVSLRIQTLKSTQAMGEAMKGVTKAMGQMNRQMNLPSLQKIMQEFERQNEKMELVSEVMGDAIDDALEGDEEEEETEDLVNQVLDEIGIDINSELLNAPASTSVTAPAANNRVAQAESTGHEDSGIDDDLQARLNNLRKM from the exons ATGAGTTTTCTGTTCGGCAATAGAAAAACTCCCGCAG AGCTTTTGAGGGAGAACAAAAGGATGCTGGACAAGTCCATTAGAGAAATAGAAAGGGAAAGACAAGGCTTGCAGaatcaagaaaagaaattgattgTCGAGATTAAGAAGAATGCCAAACAAGGACAGATG GGGGCAGTGAGAGTGATGGCCAAGGATCTCATCAGGACTCGCCATCAgattgaaaaattttacaagCTCAAATCGCAACTTCAGGGTGTTTCTTTGAGAATTCAG ACGCTAAAATCCACTCAAGCAATGGGGGAGGCCATGAAAGGAGTTACTAAAGCAATGGGTCAAATGAATAGGCAGATGAATTTGCCTTCGTTACAGAAGATAATGCAAGAATTTGAAAGGCAGAATGAGAAGATGGAACTGGTTTCTGAGGTAATGGGAGATGCAATTGACGATGCTTTGGAAGGTGATGAAGAGGAGGAAGAGACAGAAGATCTTGTTAATCAGGTTCTTGATGAGATCGGAATTGATATCAACTCTGAG CTTTTGAATGCACCTGCATCAACCTCTGTCACTGCACCAGCGGCAAATAACAGGGTTGCTCAAGCTGAATCAACAGGCCATGAAGACAGTGGAATAGATGACGATCTACAGGCTAGGTTAAATAACCTGAGAAAAATGTGA